DNA sequence from the Pseudomonadota bacterium genome:
TGGATTTTTGCAGCTTGCCCTTTATAGTTTTGTGCGACAAAAGAGGCTGTATTTAAAAAAAATTAGCCTCCGGAGAAGTTTCAATTATTAAATGGCAAAAAAAGTTGCGCCGGAATTGTCAGCAAGCAATGGTAAGCTGTTAGCTAAACCGGTAGAATTTGTTATCAGTGAAGAATCGTTATAGTGTTAATATCGGAGGCAAATTATTAATATTGATCTTTCCATAAGAGGGGAACCAATTGTTGCCGTAGTGACTTATGTATTTTCTTTTGCTTTATCTTTGATTTGGCTAATACGCAGACGAAGGGATCGCAATCGTAATAGGTCTGATTTTTCAGGAATGAGTTCTTATTCTATGACGCAGATTTTCGGTATCATCGGCATAATCATATTTTTAGTGCCAATATTTTTAATTGTTCTTTCAAACCTTGTTAGAGGTATAATTATCTTGATGCTTATTTCTTTTAGATTTCTGCAATTGCCAGAGCAATTAATATCGGTAGCCGTTTCTATTATTGTGCCATGCCTTTATTCTCTTATGTTCGTAAGCATATATCTCATTGGAGAATATTTATGGCCTAATAAAAAAAGTGTTGAGGCATAACCGCAGTAAATTAAGAGATAAGCATACTATATACCATTTTATAAAATTCAACTTTGGTCAGCTACAAAGCAAGAAAATATCTATTCACATTCAACACCATGCCCAATTTTTTCTAATACAGAACCTTCAAATGTTAATTCATAACAATACGGATGGCCATACCCGCTTGGTGTTTTTACAAACCACTTCTCAACTGTGTGCGAAGTATATTTCTTTTTTTTAGATTTTTTGGAGATCTTTGTTTTTGTAGTAAAATAAGACTTTTCAATAATTTCCCCGCCATTATTTTTCAAAGTAATTCTAACTTCAGAAGCGGTGTCGCCTTCCCGAATCAGGTCATTACCGCATCTAAGCGCAATAGCTGTGTTTGCTGTCAAAGCTAATAATAAAATCGGATAAATGCAGATTAGAAATTTATTCATTTTTCACCTCATTACATATCGGACTTTCCACACCTTTTTTGAATGAAGATTAATCATTTTTGCTCCCACTTTAAGGTATGGTGAAGATATCATGGGTTAAATTCAATGCTTGTAGAAATTCTTTTTGCACTGGCCGCAGTGGGCGTGCTAATTGTCTTTGGTTACCGGACTTAACTACCAATATGCTAAGGAACTTGGTGGTCATCATAAAAGAAGTGGGCCTTTTTGTCGGTTTCTTTTTCCAGCCCGTTATCTGGATGCCGGTGGTTTCGATATATATCCGCATGCAGCGTTCCATTAACCGCCATATAAGTAATGCGATAAGCAGTACCAGACCAAGGACTTCTATTCGTTGTGGCTTTTTCAAAAAAATGCTGTTTACGATGACCGGATCTTTCAGAAAGCTAAAGTTTTGTTCGATGCCGCTTTGATCTTTGTAAAGGACCAACAGGGCCTTGGCCGACCAATTGAAGTAATCTTGCGGAGCAGTTAAATTGCTGAGCAGTACAAAACAGCCGGCCTCAAGGTGTAAGTGTGCCAAGGCATCTTGATCCTGTTCGAAGATAACTTCAAGGATATACTCACAGCCTATGGGAGTGCGCGGTTTGTCGGCTGCAGGCCGTCCTCGCCGGTATTTGTTAACCTTGCTTATCAGGCAATCAAGGCTATGATAACTACCCGCTGCTGTCCTGGACAACTTGTCGGCGGCTTTTTGAGCATCGGCCTTGCAGAAAAAAGGACCGCAGTTGATTTTTTTACAGGTGGCCTCAAGTTCTTGGCGCTTTTTTGTTAACATTCGCTCAATGCGTTTATGACGGCGTTTATCATGGGCCGATGAGTGCACCACAATGGCGCGTATGGTTTGCCCATAAAGTTCAACGCTGGTTTCAAAGCCTTTATAAGATGCGGCTGGCCTTTTTGAAGTAGCATCGGTTGCGTTGAGTGTGCCGATATCGATCCAGTCGTTTGCAGAAACGGCTTGTTCGATTGCACGAGCACACTCTTTG
Encoded proteins:
- a CDS encoding IS1634 family transposase, yielding MFSKIAQNAINIFDIDPQRVHFDTTSINVFGDYDGYEHPFKIDYGYSKDKRPDLKQFLVSMLCVDRNIPIIGSCQDGNASDKTLNNVLLGSISKHMAKHGLSPGAYIYMANAAFVTQANIEKSADKKIKFLTRLPATYKECARAIEQAVSANDWIDIGTLNATDATSKRPAASYKGFETSVELYGQTIRAIVVHSSAHDKRRHKRIERMLTKKRQELEATCKKINCGPFFCKADAQKAADKLSRTAAGSYHSLDCLISKVNKYRRGRPAADKPRTPIGCEYILEVIFEQDQDALAHLHLEAGCFVLLSNLTAPQDYFNWSAKALLVLYKDQSGIEQNFSFLKDPVIVNSIFLKKPQRIEVLGLVLLIALLIWRLMERCMRIYIETTGIQITGWKKKPTKRPTSFMMTTKFLSILVVKSGNQRQLARPLRPVQKEFLQALNLTHDIFTIP
- a CDS encoding DUF2845 domain-containing protein, with protein sequence MNKFLICIYPILLLALTANTAIALRCGNDLIREGDTASEVRITLKNNGGEIIEKSYFTTKTKISKKSKKKKYTSHTVEKWFVKTPSGYGHPYCYELTFEGSVLEKIGHGVECE